One stretch of Zingiber officinale cultivar Zhangliang chromosome 6B, Zo_v1.1, whole genome shotgun sequence DNA includes these proteins:
- the LOC121990030 gene encoding beta-eudesmol synthase-like: MEKQPVTHVLISDDQGIVRKSTKYHPSVWGDYFIQNSSLNLLEESTQRMIKRVEELKVQIKNMFKETDDVVQLMNLIDSVEILGLDYHFENEINEAIRLIYQVDGKSYGIYETSLRFRLLRQHGYYVNADTFNNFKDENGSFISALNGDAKGLLSLYNASYLGTHGETILDEAMSFTKSQLISLLSELEQSLATQVTLFLEIPQYRRIKFLLARKYILIYQEDAMRDDAILELAKLNFNLLQSLHRDELKKISIWWNDLALAKSLNFTRDRVVECYYWILAMYFEPQYSRARVICSKVISLLSIMDDIYDNYGTLEECTLLTEAIKRWNHQAVDCLPEYLKDYYLKLLKTCEEFEEELELNEKYRVLYLQYEMKAQVISYLEEAKWGIERHVPSLDEHLHNSLISSGCSIISCASFVGMGEMATKEVFEWHSSFPKAIEACCVIGRLLNDIRSHELEQGRDHVASTVESYMKEHDTNAKVACNKLREIVEKAWKDLNNESLNLTKVPRPIFERVLNFSRSMEEIYRYIDMYTNSDTTMKDNVSLLLIEPLPI; this comes from the exons ATGGAGAAGCAACCAGTGACTCATGTACTGATCAGTGATGATCAAGGGATTGTTCGTAAGTCAACAAAATATCATCCAAGCGTTTGGGGTGATTATTTCATCCAAAACTCGTCTCTCAATCTATTAGAG GAGTCCACTCAAAGGATGATAAAGAGAGTGGAAGAATTGAAAGTGCAAATAAAGAACATGTTCAAGGAGACTGATGATGTAGTGCAGCTTATGAATTTGATTGATTCAGTTGAGATTCTTGGACTAGATTACCATTTTGAGAATGAAATAAATGAAGCAATAAGATTGATCTATCAAGTTGATGGCAAGAGCTACGGGATTTACGAAACTTCTCTAAGATTTCGATTGCTTAGGCAACATGGATATTATGTAAATGCAG ATACTTTTAACAATTTCAAAGATGAGAATGGAAGCTTTATATCTGCGTTGAATGGAGATGCCAAAGGACTACTAAGCTTATATAATGCGTCTTACCTTGGAACACATGGAGAGACCATACTTGATGAAGCCATGTCTTTTACAAAATCTCAACTTATATCCTTATTGAGTGAACTTGAACAATCTTTAGCAACACAGGTCACTCTTTTCCTTGAGATACCACAATATCGAAGAATTAAATTTCTCTTAGCAAGAAAATATATTCTTATTTATCAAGAAGATGCCATGCGAGATGACGCCATATTAGAACTTGCAAAGTTGAATTTCAATTTacttcaatctcttcatcgagATGAACTGAAGAAAATTTCAAT atggtggaaTGATTTAGCACTTGCTAAATCTCTAAATTTTACTCGTGATCGAGTTGTGGAATGTTATTATTGGATTCTTGCTATGTATTTTGAGCCTCAATATTCTCGTGCACGAGTGATTTGTTCCAAAGTGATTTCTCTTCTCTCAATTATGGATGATATCTATGATAACTATGGCACATTGGAAGAGTGTACACTGTTAACTGAGGCAATCAAAAG GTGGAATCATCAAGCTGTTGATTGTTTACCAGAATACCTGAAAGACTATTATCTCAAGCTATTAAAGACTTgtgaagaatttgaagaagagTTGGAACTCAATGAGAAGTACCGTGTGCTATATCTTCAATATGAA ATGAAGGCCCAAGTGATATCTTATCTTGAAGAAGCTAAGTGGGGTATCGAGCGACATGTACCATCACTTGATGAGCACTTGCATAATTCGTTAATCTCCTCTGGATGTTCTATAATCTCTTGTGCCTCTTTTGTTGGTATGGGAGAAATGGCAACAAAAGAAGTATTCGAGTGGCATTCTAGTTTTCCCAAGGCCATAGAAGCTTGCTGTGTAATTGGTAGACTCTTGAATGATATAAGATCACATGAG ctGGAGCAAGGGAGAGATCATGTCGCCTCTACAGTGGAAAGTTACATGAAAGAGCATGACACAAATGCCAAAGTTGCATGCAATAAACTGCGAGAGATAGTGGAGAAAGCATGGAAGGATCTAAACAACGAAAGTCTCAATCTAACAAAAGTACCTCGGCCTATTTTTGAAAGAGTACTCAACTTCTCAAGATCAATGGAAGAAATATATAGGTACATTGATATGTACACCAATTCTGACACTACGATGAAAGATAATGTGTCTTTGCTGTTGATTGAACCTCTTCCCATATAA